The Kosakonia sp. SMBL-WEM22 sequence GAACACGTAACACCGCTGATGACTTGCTCCTCGTTGATTCAAATATAGTGCTCTTAGCAATGTCCGCTCCTCGTTCATAGCGGAAAGCCCATTCGCTTCAGGCAACTGTTTGTTCATTATTTCCAGACCCTGTATTACCGAAAGAATAGTTCACTCTTTCTCAGCGTTAGCACGAAACGGGCGAGTTTCGCCTCGCCGTCACTCTTTGAAGCGGTACCTGGAATTGCCCGATATTTCGGGAGTAATGGCATACAGGTCTCCGGCGTCCGGGTACTGGAACAACTCCGAATCAGTCATAGCAAAACGAGCAGTGGTAATGAATAACGTTCCGAGTTCGTCCCCACCGAAGCAGCAGCTGGTAGGACGCGGTACAGGCATTGTCACGTGATTGCTAAGATACCCTTTCCGGTCATAGCGTAACAGACATCCACCGTTGAACTGACAGACCCATAAGCCCCCCTCCTTATCCAGAGCGATGCCATCCGGACGTCCCCGTCCGGCGGGTGTCCTTGCAAACAGTCTGACATGGGCAGGTTTGCCATGCGCCCTGTAAGTCGCCTTAAAAATCGAGCAGGCGATCGAATCGACAAAATAGAAGGTGTTTCCGTCTTCCGACCATGCAATCCCGTTAGGCAGAGCGATCCCTTGCTGAATTAAACAGACGTCACCTGAGCTGCCAAAACGGTAAAGCGCGCCAGGGTTACGATCCGGTCCCTCATGCATAAGTCCTGAAATAAAACGGCCCTGCGGATCGCAGGCACCATCGTTGAAGCGGCATCCTGTACCGTCGTGAACAGCCGGACTGATGAGGCTCACGTCCCCGTCTTGCAGTTCGAGCATGGCAACCGCTGAATTTTCTGTGAAAATGAGATTGCCTTTGTCGGTCAGCGCCAGGGCGCCAATATGTGCCGCTGACTTATAAACGGTTTCTGTCCTGCCATTCTGCAGTAGCACATGGATCCTTCCGCCAGTGATGTCCACGAAATACAACACACCTTTCTGGTCATCCCAAACAGGGCTTTCGCCCAGTCCGGCGCGCACCTCTGCGATGCGACGCATATCGTAACCTTCAGGCATTTCAGACCTCTTTTATCTGCTGCCAAAGGCGGGCGACATCTGTCACGCTTTCACACTCGACACGCTTCAGGTCTGTAGGGTAAACAACGCCTGGATTCTCACAAAAACGCGTGGCGGTGAACTGGCCATTGCTGGCACGAAGAATGTAGCCAGTGTCCTGACACAGCGGACTTGACAGATAAAGGACGCCAGGCGCTACCCACTCCGGTTTGAGGTCAGCCGGAGGCTGTGTAGTACCCCACATTCGTGTTCTGGCAACCGGCGAGACAGCGTTCACAAGAATGCCATGTTGTTCGCCTTCCAGGCTCAGGGCATTCATGACCCCTATCTGGGCCATTTTGCCCGCAGCGTAAGCCACGAGGCCGGGCTGGGCATAATGTTGAAACATGGCACGATCGGACGTATTAAGCACTATTCTGGGCGAGGAAGAGCGTTTAAGGTATGGCCATGCATATTTACTCAGCCAGATCGGCGCACGAAGACTGATACTGATGGCACGCTCAAGGAACTCCTTATCCTGGTCTTCGATAAGCTGATAGTCCACCCAGCCTGCGTTATGAATCAGTATGTCCAGTTTACCTAACCGGGTAATAGCCAGTTCTATAAGCTCCCTGCACGCCTCCTCACTGTCCAGGCGTCCACTGTGTGAAAGCAGTTGCCCCTTGTCGGCGCACAGGGTGCGGGCAGCGTCTGCTATCACATCCTCAGCGGCACCTTCACCAGACCGGTTGGTGCCGGCGTCGCTGATGACAACCCGCGCACCATTATCCAGCAACGACTGCGCGTATGCGCGTCCCAGGCCTTGTCCTGCGCCGGTGATGATGGCGACCTTATCTTTCAGAAGCATATCTGTAAGCGGTTTTGTGTTGCTCATGCTGAATCCTCGTGATCATGGAAGTCACGATAATCGCGTGTCACAGGAAACCGGTAAAATATATTATTTGTAGGCTGGTGATATCTGTAACGTCTTAATCTGCACTGAGTGCCATAACTTTGTGTATCTTTTCGATCAATTTATCCCGGATTAGAGACGTCGAGTGTGCATTCCACCCCATCAGCAGTTCCACGTGCTGCAGCCCGGCCGGAGCATCGACCCTGAATGGCCTGAATATCACGTCTTCCCGTGTCTCATTGGCCATTGAGGCGGGCAGCAATGCAATGCCGAAACCGCTGGCAACAAGTGCAACGAGTGTCTGCAGTTGCCGGGCCTGTTGTGAAATATGGGGCCTGAATCCTGCCGCTCCGCACAGCTGGATCAGCTGATCGTGAAAACCCTGCCCCAGGTGGCGTGGTGCTGAAACGAAGAGGTCACTCCGGAAGGCTGAGAGGTGAAGGGTTTCACACTGCGCAAGACGGTGTGTGGCAGGCAGAGCGAGCATAACCGGCTCACGCAAGATAGTGTCGAAACGCAGCCCTGGTGCGCTCCTGCCGGGCGTGCGCATAAATCCAAGATCCGCGCGTCCCTGCTCAAGCGCTTCCGTCTGCTCCTGAGTCGTGGCCTCCAGCATCGTAAAGGTGATTGCCGGATAAGCGGTACGAAATTCTCTCAGCGCACGCAGAAGGGGGGTATAACCGGCAATGCTGATAAAGGTCAGGGTGAGATGACCTTCAATTCCTTGTGACACGCGGCGGGTTTTTTCAACACCTTCATCAAGGACACGTAACACTTCACGCGCTGATTCGAGAAAATTAATTCCGGCAGGCGTCAGTGACACACTGCGGTTCGTGCGTTCGAACAGCGAGACACCTAGCTCCTGTTCAAGTCGGCGGATAGCCTGGCTGAGGGGAGGCTGCGCCATATGAAGTCGCTGCGCAGCCCGGTTGAAATGTAATTCTTCTGCAACGGCAATGAACTGGATAAGAAGCCGGTTTTCTATCA is a genomic window containing:
- a CDS encoding SMP-30/gluconolactonase/LRE family protein; this translates as MPEGYDMRRIAEVRAGLGESPVWDDQKGVLYFVDITGGRIHVLLQNGRTETVYKSAAHIGALALTDKGNLIFTENSAVAMLELQDGDVSLISPAVHDGTGCRFNDGACDPQGRFISGLMHEGPDRNPGALYRFGSSGDVCLIQQGIALPNGIAWSEDGNTFYFVDSIACSIFKATYRAHGKPAHVRLFARTPAGRGRPDGIALDKEGGLWVCQFNGGCLLRYDRKGYLSNHVTMPVPRPTSCCFGGDELGTLFITTARFAMTDSELFQYPDAGDLYAITPEISGNSRYRFKE
- a CDS encoding SDR family NAD(P)-dependent oxidoreductase — protein: MSNTKPLTDMLLKDKVAIITGAGQGLGRAYAQSLLDNGARVVISDAGTNRSGEGAAEDVIADAARTLCADKGQLLSHSGRLDSEEACRELIELAITRLGKLDILIHNAGWVDYQLIEDQDKEFLERAISISLRAPIWLSKYAWPYLKRSSSPRIVLNTSDRAMFQHYAQPGLVAYAAGKMAQIGVMNALSLEGEQHGILVNAVSPVARTRMWGTTQPPADLKPEWVAPGVLYLSSPLCQDTGYILRASNGQFTATRFCENPGVVYPTDLKRVECESVTDVARLWQQIKEV
- a CDS encoding LysR substrate-binding domain-containing protein, whose product is MIENRLLIQFIAVAEELHFNRAAQRLHMAQPPLSQAIRRLEQELGVSLFERTNRSVSLTPAGINFLESAREVLRVLDEGVEKTRRVSQGIEGHLTLTFISIAGYTPLLRALREFRTAYPAITFTMLEATTQEQTEALEQGRADLGFMRTPGRSAPGLRFDTILREPVMLALPATHRLAQCETLHLSAFRSDLFVSAPRHLGQGFHDQLIQLCGAAGFRPHISQQARQLQTLVALVASGFGIALLPASMANETREDVIFRPFRVDAPAGLQHVELLMGWNAHSTSLIRDKLIEKIHKVMALSAD